In Aggregatibacter sp. 2125159857, one DNA window encodes the following:
- a CDS encoding sugar transporter — protein MATLKIVRRLKFFRVILLSFAAFVFNTTEFLPVALLSDIAQSFQIPVEQTGLMITIYAWIVSLMSLPFMLMTAKLERRSLLIKLFIIFIASHILSVLAWNFWILLLSRIGIAFTHAIFWSITTSLAVRVAPKDKKAQAIGLLAMGSALAMVLGLPIGRIIGQYLSWREAFGIIAFLAFCLLLLLYRFLPHLASRNAGSLSSVPSLFKRPLLVGLYVLTILIVSAHFTAYSYIEPFIVRIGEMSNGVATAILLIFGLSGITASLLFNRLHRLAPAKFLLTSMAILVISLALLLPFSHSEFSMYLLAFVWGIGISGIGLSLQVRVLQLAPDATDVAMAIYSGLYNIGIGGGALLGNQVMQHLGLSSIGFTGAAFATIGLMFFLYIHLRYGKTRS, from the coding sequence ATGGCCACTTTAAAAATCGTACGACGCTTAAAATTTTTTCGCGTCATTTTGTTGTCATTTGCCGCCTTTGTTTTTAACACAACAGAATTCTTACCGGTCGCCTTGCTTTCAGATATAGCCCAAAGTTTTCAGATTCCGGTAGAACAAACCGGGCTGATGATTACTATTTATGCGTGGATTGTGTCGCTGATGTCCTTACCTTTTATGCTCATGACGGCAAAGCTAGAACGACGTAGTCTGTTAATCAAATTATTCATTATTTTTATTGCCAGCCACATTTTGTCAGTTTTGGCGTGGAATTTCTGGATATTGCTACTTTCCCGTATTGGCATTGCCTTTACGCACGCCATTTTCTGGTCAATCACCACGTCCCTTGCAGTGCGTGTCGCGCCAAAAGACAAAAAAGCACAAGCCATCGGGCTGTTAGCTATGGGCAGCGCATTAGCAATGGTGCTCGGCTTGCCGATAGGACGGATTATCGGACAATATCTCAGTTGGCGTGAAGCCTTTGGGATTATCGCTTTTCTGGCGTTTTGTCTTCTTCTACTTCTCTATCGTTTCCTACCGCACTTAGCCAGCCGCAATGCCGGTTCGCTAAGCAGTGTGCCTTCGTTATTTAAACGCCCACTTTTGGTGGGGCTCTACGTGTTAACGATACTGATCGTTTCGGCGCATTTTACCGCTTACAGTTATATTGAGCCTTTTATTGTTCGCATTGGAGAAATGAGTAATGGCGTTGCCACGGCAATCTTATTGATTTTTGGGCTTTCCGGCATTACCGCCAGTCTGCTCTTCAACCGCTTACATCGTTTAGCACCGGCAAAATTCCTCTTAACGTCCATGGCGATTTTGGTCATTTCTTTAGCCTTGCTATTACCTTTTAGCCACAGTGAATTTTCCATGTATTTGTTGGCATTTGTCTGGGGAATCGGTATTTCAGGGATTGGTCTAAGTTTGCAGGTTCGTGTGCTACAACTGGCACCGGATGCTACAGATGTGGCGATGGCAATTTATTCCGGACTCTACAATATTGGTATCGGCGGCGGTGCGTTACTTGGCAATCAAGTTATGCAGCACCTCGGTTTATCCAGCATTGGGTTTACCGGTGCCGCCTTTGCAACGATCGGGCTAATGTTCTTTCTCTATATCCATCTGCGTTATGGCAAAACGCGTTCCTAG
- the dcd gene encoding dCTP deaminase — protein sequence MRLCDIDIERYLDEGLISLNPRPSNDKINGATIDVRLGNSFRVFREHSAPYIDLSGPKEEVSAQLESVMSDEIIIADDEAFFLHPGVLALATTLESVKLPANIIGWLDGRSSLARLGLMVHVTAHRIDPGWEGKIVLEFYNSGKLPLALRPNMVIGALSFEVLSGAAARPYNSRKDAKYKNQQNAVASRIDEDK from the coding sequence ATGAGATTATGTGATATCGACATTGAGCGTTATCTGGATGAAGGCTTGATTTCTCTGAATCCACGACCGTCTAACGATAAAATTAATGGCGCGACGATTGATGTTCGTTTGGGAAATTCTTTTCGTGTGTTTCGTGAACATTCCGCACCTTACATTGATTTAAGCGGCCCGAAAGAAGAAGTCTCCGCGCAGTTAGAGTCGGTCATGAGCGATGAAATTATTATTGCTGATGATGAAGCGTTCTTTTTGCACCCCGGTGTACTTGCCCTTGCCACCACATTAGAATCAGTAAAACTGCCGGCGAATATTATCGGTTGGCTGGACGGTCGTTCTTCTTTAGCCCGGTTGGGTTTAATGGTGCACGTAACGGCACATCGTATCGATCCGGGTTGGGAAGGCAAAATTGTGTTGGAGTTTTATAATTCCGGTAAATTGCCGTTAGCGTTGCGTCCGAATATGGTGATTGGCGCCTTGAGTTTTGAAGTGTTAAGTGGCGCGGCGGCACGTCCATATAACAGCCGTAAAGATGCTAAATACAAAAATCAACAAAACGCGGTTGCCAGTCGCATTGACGAGGATAAATAA
- the udk gene encoding uridine kinase, with amino-acid sequence MSEHQASSCIIIAIAGASASGKSSIASTVHKELCHELGCEEIGIIAEDSYYKDQSHLEMSERVKTNYDHPNSMDRDLLIAHLKALKAGNAVDIPVYSYVEHTRTDEVTHFTPKRIVILEGILLLTDERVRQLADISVFVDTPLDICFIRRLQRDMEERGRTLQSVIDQYRATVRPMFLQFIEPSKQHADIVIPRGGKNRIAINMLKAQIMQLLSQK; translated from the coding sequence ATGTCAGAGCATCAAGCATCATCTTGTATTATTATCGCCATTGCAGGCGCTTCGGCTTCAGGAAAAAGTTCTATCGCCTCTACGGTGCACAAAGAGCTTTGTCATGAATTGGGCTGTGAAGAAATCGGTATTATTGCAGAAGATAGTTATTACAAAGACCAAAGCCATTTGGAGATGTCTGAACGGGTTAAAACCAATTATGACCATCCAAACTCCATGGACCGTGATTTGCTCATAGCCCATTTGAAAGCCTTAAAAGCCGGCAACGCCGTTGATATTCCCGTGTATAGTTATGTGGAGCATACCCGAACCGATGAAGTGACCCATTTCACGCCAAAACGTATTGTGATTTTAGAGGGAATTTTATTACTCACAGACGAGCGTGTACGCCAGTTGGCAGATATTTCCGTGTTTGTGGATACGCCGTTAGATATTTGCTTTATTCGTCGTTTACAGCGCGACATGGAAGAGCGTGGACGCACCTTGCAATCCGTCATTGATCAATATCGTGCTACTGTGCGTCCGATGTTCTTGCAATTTATCGAACCGTCTAAACAACACGCCGACATTGTGATCCCTCGCGGTGGTAAAAACCGTATTGCTATCAATATGTTAAAAGCGCAAATTATGCAATTATTAAGCCAAAAATAG
- a CDS encoding ABC transporter substrate-binding protein has protein sequence MKLKSLSLAISTALLAGGLMANQAAVAKGRLVVYCSATNILCETTTKAFGEKYDVKTSFIRNGSGSTFAKVEAEKNNPQADVWFGGTFDPQAQAAELGLIEPYKSKHIDEIVERFRDPAKTKGHYVSAIYMGILGFGVNTERLEKLGIKEVPKCWKDLTDPRLKGEVQIADPQSAGTAYTALATFVQLWGEDKAFDFLKALHPNVSQYTKSGVTPSRNAARGEAVVGIGFLHDYALEKRNGAPLELVVPCEGTGYELGGVSILKGARNIDNAKLFVDWALSKEGQELAWKQGESLQILTNTTAEQSPTAFDPNKLNLINYDFEKYGAAEQRKALIEKWVQDVKLAK, from the coding sequence ATGAAGTTAAAATCACTTTCTCTTGCAATTTCCACCGCACTTTTAGCTGGTGGTTTAATGGCAAACCAAGCGGCTGTGGCAAAAGGTCGCTTAGTCGTTTATTGCAGCGCCACCAATATTTTATGTGAAACCACCACCAAAGCGTTTGGTGAAAAATATGATGTTAAAACCTCCTTTATTCGTAACGGCTCAGGCAGCACTTTTGCCAAAGTAGAAGCGGAAAAAAATAACCCACAAGCAGACGTATGGTTCGGCGGTACATTCGACCCACAAGCGCAAGCCGCTGAATTAGGTTTAATCGAACCTTACAAATCTAAACACATTGATGAAATCGTAGAACGTTTCCGCGATCCGGCAAAAACCAAAGGTCACTATGTTTCTGCTATTTACATGGGGATCTTAGGTTTCGGCGTGAACACAGAACGTCTGGAAAAATTAGGCATCAAAGAAGTGCCGAAATGCTGGAAAGACTTAACGGATCCACGTTTGAAAGGCGAAGTGCAAATTGCTGACCCACAAAGTGCCGGTACAGCCTATACGGCGCTTGCCACGTTCGTACAACTTTGGGGCGAAGACAAAGCCTTTGATTTCTTAAAAGCGTTACATCCAAACGTTTCCCAATACACCAAATCCGGTGTCACCCCATCCCGTAATGCAGCTCGCGGTGAAGCGGTCGTGGGTATCGGTTTCTTACACGATTACGCCCTTGAAAAACGTAATGGCGCACCATTGGAACTCGTAGTGCCATGTGAAGGTACGGGCTATGAATTAGGTGGTGTGAGCATCTTAAAAGGTGCACGTAATATCGACAACGCGAAATTATTCGTGGATTGGGCGTTATCTAAAGAAGGCCAAGAATTGGCATGGAAACAAGGTGAATCCTTACAAATCCTAACCAACACAACGGCAGAACAATCGCCAACGGCGTTTGATCCAAATAAATTGAATCTCATCAATTATGACTTTGAAAAATACGGCGCCGCCGAACAACGCAAAGCCTTAATTGAAAAATGGGTTCAAGACGTTAAATTAGCGAAATAA
- a CDS encoding ABC transporter substrate-binding protein, whose amino-acid sequence MKLSKIALALSGVVLGGMLLSGNAVAKGRLVIYCSAQNTMCEQEAMAFEKKYDVKTSFIRGGTGTILAKIDAEKDNPQGDVWYGGTMDPHSQAGEMGLLEPYKSSNLPQIVEQFRDPAKMKGNYSSAIYLGVLGFGVNPERLQKLNLPIPKCWKDLADPMYRNEIQAADPQSSGTGYTQLATYIQLWGEEEAFKYLKALNKNVSQYTKSGNTATRNTARGETAIGIGFLHEYSLEKAKGAPVELVVPCEGTGYEIGGVSVIKGARNLENAKLFVDWALSKEAQELTWQKGEAYSILTNTTAQQSPYALDFKSINLINYDFDKYGATDLRKRLITKWVDDVKLAK is encoded by the coding sequence ATGAAACTCTCAAAAATTGCGTTAGCGCTTTCAGGCGTTGTACTCGGTGGGATGTTATTAAGTGGCAATGCTGTGGCAAAAGGTCGCTTAGTCATTTATTGCAGCGCACAAAATACTATGTGCGAGCAAGAAGCCATGGCATTCGAGAAAAAATATGATGTAAAAACCAGTTTTATTCGTGGCGGCACAGGCACTATCTTAGCCAAAATCGATGCGGAAAAAGATAACCCACAAGGTGATGTTTGGTATGGTGGCACCATGGATCCGCATTCCCAAGCGGGTGAAATGGGCTTATTAGAGCCTTATAAATCATCAAATCTGCCACAAATTGTAGAGCAGTTCCGTGATCCGGCTAAAATGAAAGGCAACTATTCCTCAGCTATCTATCTTGGTGTATTAGGTTTTGGTGTGAACCCTGAACGTTTACAAAAACTCAATTTGCCAATACCAAAATGCTGGAAAGATTTAGCTGATCCAATGTATCGCAATGAAATTCAAGCGGCAGATCCGCAAAGCTCAGGAACCGGCTATACACAATTAGCGACCTATATCCAGCTTTGGGGCGAAGAAGAGGCCTTCAAATACTTGAAAGCGTTAAACAAAAACGTGTCGCAATATACCAAATCCGGTAACACCGCAACCCGTAACACGGCGCGTGGCGAAACGGCAATCGGCATCGGCTTTTTACACGAATATTCGTTAGAAAAAGCCAAAGGTGCCCCGGTTGAATTAGTGGTACCTTGCGAAGGTACGGGATATGAAATTGGTGGAGTCAGCGTAATTAAAGGCGCACGTAATCTTGAAAATGCGAAACTTTTCGTGGATTGGGCGTTATCGAAAGAAGCGCAAGAATTAACATGGCAAAAAGGCGAAGCCTATTCCATTTTAACCAATACCACAGCGCAACAATCCCCTTATGCGTTGGATTTTAAATCGATTAACCTGATTAACTATGATTTTGACAAATACGGCGCCACTGACTTGCGCAAACGTTTAATCACGAAATGGGTTGATGATGTTAAACTAGCCAAATAA
- a CDS encoding iron ABC transporter permease → MNANKLPITHSANFWIILSIVAFLVLPSHALDYGLFDSTADEFFDAMGWSSFNITAFWFLPVILYGLLPWLKLPTNTQAKAELYLLALATLFTFISASVLKISMGYSVIVLLITFTALATLSLAKLKIMQGDKFIIASLLCIVLLIFFFIVYPTLAIFVSMFYDGDTFAPQQVMRILTQSYIVRVISNSLFLSGFVGIVSTVFGLAFALYTTRIARRTAFIGKIFSILPIVTPPFVVGLGVTLMLGRSGYVTEFLSTNFGFTNHNWLYGFNGIAIAQILAFAPISFMILDGALKSVHPSIEEASYTLRANRYQTFYNIIFPLLRPALANSFLIVFIQSLADFSNPLVLGGSFDVIATQIYFYIAGSQLDYASASTLGSMLLIFSLAIFIIQYLWIGNRSYVTVSGKSYRGDVQELPAGLKYTIIFMLGSWVIFNLALYGSIFYGSFTVNWGVDYTLTLKNYAMLFGQGLSDGAWPSLINTLIYAGIAAPLTAIFGLLIAYIVVRKDFQGKKSLEFLTMLCFAVPGTVAGVSYILAFNNAPMYITGTSIIVVISMVMRDLPIGMRAAIAGLGQLDKSLDEASLSLKGSSWKTLWYIVLPLLKPALLSALVTSFVRAMTTVSAIIFLVTADTRVATAYILNRVEDGEYGIAIAYGSILIVVMMAIILFFDWIVGDTRISRSKAKKMN, encoded by the coding sequence ATGAACGCAAATAAACTACCAATCACACATTCTGCGAATTTTTGGATAATCTTGTCCATTGTTGCATTTCTTGTTCTCCCTTCCCACGCCTTAGATTACGGCTTGTTTGACAGCACCGCCGATGAATTCTTTGATGCCATGGGATGGTCATCTTTTAACATTACCGCTTTTTGGTTCTTGCCGGTGATTTTGTACGGTTTATTGCCGTGGCTAAAATTACCAACCAATACACAAGCCAAAGCGGAACTTTACTTATTAGCACTGGCGACATTATTTACCTTTATCAGCGCCAGCGTGCTGAAAATCAGCATGGGCTATTCGGTGATCGTTTTACTCATCACTTTCACCGCACTTGCTACGCTCTCTTTGGCGAAGTTAAAGATTATGCAAGGCGACAAATTTATTATTGCCTCCTTGCTGTGCATTGTGTTGCTGATTTTCTTCTTTATCGTTTACCCGACATTGGCGATTTTTGTCTCCATGTTCTACGACGGGGACACCTTTGCACCACAACAAGTGATGCGTATTTTGACGCAAAGCTACATTGTGCGTGTCATCAGTAACTCCTTGTTCCTATCCGGCTTCGTGGGTATTGTTTCTACAGTGTTCGGTTTAGCCTTTGCCCTTTACACAACCCGTATCGCACGCCGTACCGCATTTATCGGTAAAATCTTCTCTATTTTGCCGATTGTGACGCCACCGTTTGTCGTCGGGTTAGGGGTTACCTTAATGCTGGGTCGCTCCGGTTATGTGACCGAGTTTTTATCCACCAATTTCGGTTTTACCAATCATAACTGGTTATACGGTTTTAACGGTATCGCCATTGCACAGATTTTGGCATTTGCGCCAATTTCCTTCATGATTTTAGATGGCGCATTAAAATCCGTGCATCCGTCTATTGAAGAAGCGTCTTATACGTTGCGTGCTAACCGTTATCAAACCTTCTATAACATCATTTTCCCGTTACTGCGCCCTGCCTTGGCTAACTCGTTCCTCATTGTGTTCATCCAATCGCTCGCAGACTTTAGTAACCCGTTGGTGTTGGGTGGTAGCTTCGATGTGATTGCAACGCAAATTTACTTCTACATTGCCGGTTCACAATTAGATTACGCCTCCGCCAGTACTCTTGGATCCATGTTGTTAATCTTCTCCTTGGCGATTTTTATCATTCAATATTTATGGATTGGTAACCGCTCTTATGTGACCGTTTCCGGTAAATCTTATCGCGGCGATGTACAAGAACTCCCTGCTGGCTTGAAATACACGATTATTTTCATGCTCGGCTCTTGGGTTATCTTCAACCTTGCTTTATACGGCAGTATTTTCTACGGAAGCTTCACCGTCAACTGGGGTGTGGACTATACCTTAACCTTGAAGAACTACGCCATGTTGTTCGGACAAGGATTGAGTGATGGTGCATGGCCTTCCTTAATTAATACCTTAATTTACGCCGGTATCGCGGCACCACTTACCGCCATTTTTGGTTTATTAATTGCCTATATTGTGGTGCGTAAAGACTTCCAAGGGAAAAAATCCCTTGAATTCTTAACCATGCTTTGTTTTGCCGTACCGGGCACGGTGGCGGGGGTCTCTTACATTCTTGCCTTTAACAATGCGCCAATGTACATCACCGGCACCAGCATTATCGTGGTGATTTCCATGGTGATGCGTGATTTGCCAATCGGTATGCGTGCTGCGATTGCAGGCTTGGGACAATTAGATAAATCTCTGGACGAAGCCTCCCTTTCTCTGAAAGGGAGCTCATGGAAAACCCTGTGGTATATCGTGTTGCCATTATTAAAACCGGCCTTGCTTTCTGCGCTTGTCACCAGTTTCGTGCGTGCCATGACGACAGTGAGTGCAATCATCTTCTTGGTGACTGCGGATACCCGTGTAGCAACCGCATACATCCTAAACCGTGTCGAAGACGGTGAATATGGGATTGCCATTGCATACGGCTCTATCTTAATTGTGGTGATGATGGCGATTATTTTATTCTTCGACTGGATTGTTGGTGACACCCGCATTTCCCGTTCCAAAGCGAAAAAAATGAATTAA
- the fbpC gene encoding ferric ABC transporter ATP-binding protein — protein MSNDFLVLKNVTKAFGKSVVIDDLDLTIKRGTMVTLLGPSGCGKTTILRLVAGLENPTSGQIFIDGEDVTKSSIQNRDICIVFQSYALFPHMSIGDNVGYGLRMQNVSKEERKQRVKEALELVDLAGFEDRYVDQISGGQQQRVALARALVLKPKVLLFDEPLSNLDANLRRAMREKIRELQQSLGITSLYVTHDQTEAFAVSDEVIVMNKGKIMQKAPAKDLYQRPNSLFLANFMGESSIFPAKLQGNTVNIHGYELALNNAAQFNLPDGDCLAGVRPEAVYLHETGTEAQRCTIKSAVYMGNHWEVVAIWHGQDLLINCRPEQFNPASQEAYVHLSEQGIFLLKNQ, from the coding sequence ATGAGTAATGATTTCTTAGTATTAAAAAATGTCACGAAAGCCTTTGGCAAATCTGTGGTAATTGATGATTTGGATTTAACCATTAAACGCGGCACCATGGTGACGTTGCTTGGGCCATCCGGTTGCGGCAAAACAACCATTTTGCGTTTGGTTGCCGGTCTTGAAAATCCAACCTCCGGGCAAATTTTCATTGATGGTGAAGACGTAACAAAATCGTCCATTCAAAATCGCGATATTTGTATCGTGTTCCAATCTTATGCATTATTCCCGCACATGAGCATCGGTGACAACGTCGGTTACGGCTTACGCATGCAAAACGTCAGCAAGGAAGAGCGTAAACAGCGCGTTAAAGAAGCCTTGGAATTGGTGGATTTGGCCGGGTTTGAAGATCGTTATGTGGACCAAATCTCCGGTGGTCAACAACAACGTGTGGCGCTTGCTCGTGCGCTTGTTCTCAAGCCGAAAGTGTTACTGTTCGATGAACCGTTAAGTAACCTTGATGCTAACTTACGCCGTGCGATGCGGGAAAAAATCCGTGAATTACAACAAAGCCTTGGCATCACGTCTCTATACGTGACCCACGACCAAACAGAAGCCTTTGCCGTATCCGATGAAGTTATCGTGATGAATAAAGGGAAGATCATGCAAAAAGCACCGGCGAAAGATCTGTATCAACGCCCGAACTCGTTATTCCTGGCTAACTTCATGGGCGAATCCAGTATTTTCCCTGCAAAATTGCAAGGCAATACCGTGAACATTCATGGCTATGAACTTGCCTTAAATAATGCGGCGCAATTCAATTTACCGGACGGTGATTGTTTGGCAGGCGTTCGCCCGGAAGCCGTTTATCTTCATGAAACCGGCACAGAAGCGCAACGTTGCACGATTAAAAGTGCGGTGTACATGGGCAACCATTGGGAAGTTGTGGCGATATGGCATGGTCAAGATTTGTTGATTAATTGCCGTCCGGAACAGTTCAACCCGGCATCGCAAGAAGCCTATGTGCATCTTTCCGAGCAAGGCATTTTCTTGTTAAAAAATCAGTAA
- the rho gene encoding transcription termination factor Rho has translation MHLTELKNMPVSDLVRLGEGQMGLENLARLRKQDIVFAILKQHAKGGEDIFGGGVLEILPDGFGFLRSADSSYLAGPDDIYVSPSQIRRFNLQTGDKIEGKIRPPKEGERYFALLKVDQVNDDKPEVSRSKILFENLTPLHANSRLRMERGNGSTEDLTARILDLAAPIGKGQRGLIVAPPKAGKTMLLQNIAQSITHNYPDVELIVLLIDERPEEVTEMQRSVKGEVIASTFDEPATRHVQVAEMVIEKAKRSVEHKKDVVILLDSITRLARAYNTVTPASGKILSGGVDANALHRPKRFFGAARNVEEGGSLTIIATALVDTGSKMDEVIFEEFKGTGNMELHLSRKIAEKRVFPAIDFNRSGTRKEDLLTTPDELQKMWILRKILNPMGEVEAMEFLIDKLAVAKTNEAFFEIMKRS, from the coding sequence ATGCATCTTACAGAACTTAAAAATATGCCGGTTTCCGATCTTGTGAGACTTGGCGAAGGACAAATGGGTTTAGAAAACTTAGCCCGTTTACGCAAACAAGACATTGTTTTTGCCATTTTGAAACAACACGCGAAAGGCGGAGAAGATATTTTCGGTGGTGGCGTTTTAGAAATTTTGCCGGACGGTTTCGGTTTCCTACGTTCAGCAGATAGTTCCTATTTAGCCGGTCCCGATGATATTTACGTCAGCCCAAGCCAAATTCGTCGTTTCAATTTGCAAACCGGGGATAAAATCGAAGGGAAAATCCGACCGCCGAAAGAAGGCGAACGCTACTTTGCCCTCCTTAAAGTTGACCAAGTCAATGACGACAAACCGGAAGTCTCCCGCAGCAAAATCCTTTTCGAAAACTTAACGCCATTACATGCCAACTCCCGCTTAAGAATGGAACGCGGCAACGGCTCTACCGAAGATTTAACCGCCCGAATTTTAGATTTAGCCGCCCCTATCGGGAAAGGCCAACGTGGTTTGATCGTGGCGCCACCGAAAGCGGGTAAAACCATGTTGTTGCAAAATATTGCACAAAGCATTACCCACAACTACCCGGATGTCGAACTTATCGTGTTATTGATCGATGAGCGCCCGGAAGAAGTTACAGAAATGCAACGCTCCGTAAAAGGCGAAGTCATTGCCTCTACTTTCGATGAACCGGCAACCCGTCACGTTCAAGTGGCTGAAATGGTGATCGAAAAAGCCAAACGTTCTGTAGAACACAAAAAAGATGTGGTGATTTTACTTGACTCCATCACCCGTTTAGCGCGCGCTTATAACACCGTGACCCCGGCATCCGGTAAGATTTTATCCGGTGGTGTGGATGCTAACGCATTACACCGTCCAAAACGTTTCTTCGGGGCCGCACGTAACGTGGAAGAAGGCGGTAGCTTAACGATCATCGCCACCGCATTAGTAGATACCGGTTCCAAAATGGATGAAGTCATCTTCGAAGAATTTAAAGGTACCGGTAACATGGAATTACATCTTTCCCGTAAAATCGCGGAAAAACGTGTGTTCCCGGCTATCGACTTTAACCGTTCAGGTACCCGTAAAGAAGACTTGCTCACTACCCCTGACGAGTTGCAAAAAATGTGGATCCTCCGCAAAATCCTTAACCCAATGGGCGAAGTGGAAGCGATGGAATTCCTTATCGACAAACTCGCTGTGGCAAAAACCAACGAAGCCTTCTTTGAAATTATGAAACGTTCATAA
- the rhlB gene encoding ATP-dependent RNA helicase RhlB — translation MQENYLSSARFADLPLHPLVLQALTMNGFEFCTPIQALSLPVTLQGKDVAGQAQTGTGKTIAFLTALFHHLLTHPTETDKNQPRALILAPTRELAVQIEHDAQIFLKTTKFKTALAYGGDGYDKQLKAIENGVDVLIGTTGRVIDYVKQGIIRLDSIQIVVLDEADRMFDLGFIRDIRYLLRKCPSPQQRLTMLFSATLSYKVRELAFEDMNDPEYVEITPEQKTGQQIKEELFYPSNQDKIPLLLTLLEEEWPERCIIFANTKHQCEEIWGYLAADGHRVGLLTGDVAQKKRLSLLKQFTDGELDILVATDVAARGLHIAEVTHVFNYDLPDDREDYVHRIGRTGRAGESGISISFACEQYAMNLPAIEEYIGHSIPVSQYDPNALLQDIPKPYRLKREGNFSAQNNQRRKPFRAKR, via the coding sequence ATGCAAGAGAATTATTTAAGTTCGGCACGTTTTGCCGATTTACCGTTGCATCCTTTGGTACTGCAAGCATTAACGATGAATGGGTTTGAATTTTGTACGCCAATTCAGGCGTTGTCCTTGCCGGTAACATTGCAAGGAAAAGATGTGGCAGGGCAAGCCCAAACCGGCACGGGAAAAACAATCGCATTTTTGACCGCACTTTTTCACCATTTATTAACTCATCCAACCGAGACGGATAAGAATCAACCCCGTGCGTTGATTTTGGCACCAACCCGTGAATTGGCGGTGCAAATTGAACATGATGCGCAGATTTTCTTAAAAACAACGAAATTTAAGACCGCACTTGCTTATGGTGGGGATGGCTATGACAAGCAATTAAAAGCCATTGAAAACGGTGTGGATGTGCTTATTGGCACGACCGGGCGGGTAATTGATTATGTGAAACAAGGCATTATCCGTTTGGATTCCATTCAAATAGTGGTGTTAGATGAAGCGGATCGAATGTTTGATTTGGGATTTATTCGCGATATTCGTTATTTATTGCGCAAATGCCCGTCTCCGCAACAACGTCTGACGATGCTGTTTTCCGCTACGCTTTCCTATAAAGTGCGCGAGCTTGCCTTTGAAGATATGAATGACCCGGAATATGTGGAAATTACACCGGAGCAGAAAACCGGACAACAAATTAAAGAAGAACTGTTTTATCCATCTAATCAAGACAAAATCCCGTTGTTGTTGACCTTATTAGAAGAAGAATGGCCGGAACGCTGCATTATCTTCGCTAACACGAAACATCAATGTGAGGAAATTTGGGGCTATTTAGCCGCGGACGGACACCGTGTTGGTTTGTTGACCGGCGATGTGGCACAGAAAAAACGCCTTTCTTTGTTGAAACAATTTACTGACGGTGAGTTGGATATTTTAGTGGCGACTGATGTGGCAGCGCGTGGCTTGCACATTGCAGAGGTCACCCATGTTTTTAACTATGACTTGCCGGATGATCGGGAAGATTATGTTCATCGAATTGGGCGTACCGGCCGCGCAGGCGAAAGCGGGATTTCCATTAGCTTTGCATGTGAACAATACGCCATGAATCTCCCGGCGATTGAGGAATACATTGGGCACAGTATTCCGGTAAGTCAATATGATCCGAATGCATTGTTGCAGGATATTCCGAAGCCTTATCGGTTAAAACGGGAAGGTAATTTCAGTGCGCAGAATAATCAGCGTCGTAAACCGTTTCGCGCGAAACGCTAG
- the rsfS gene encoding ribosome silencing factor, protein MSLVEFVVNKLEDLKATDILPLNVKGKSSITDTMILCTGTSSRHVSSLAQKLITECKLAGIDVFGDEGKETADWVVVDLGEAIVHIMQAESREMYQLEKLWA, encoded by the coding sequence ATGTCGTTAGTCGAGTTTGTGGTGAATAAATTAGAGGATTTAAAAGCCACCGACATTTTACCGTTAAACGTAAAAGGGAAGTCATCCATCACCGATACCATGATTTTATGCACCGGCACCTCTTCCCGTCATGTCTCTTCCTTGGCGCAGAAATTAATCACTGAATGTAAACTTGCCGGCATCGATGTATTTGGTGATGAAGGCAAAGAAACGGCTGATTGGGTCGTTGTGGATTTAGGTGAAGCTATTGTACATATCATGCAGGCGGAAAGCCGTGAGATGTATCAATTAGAAAAACTTTGGGCATAA